Proteins encoded within one genomic window of Amorphoplanes friuliensis DSM 7358:
- a CDS encoding 3-oxoacyl-ACP synthase III family protein, translating to MQSVPRVGILGTGSYVPDLEVTNDNLVERVTDTTSEWITRKTLIEARRFAAPDEATSDLAVKAAVAALDRAGISAERVDYLIVSTSTGDSPQPPTASLVQHAIGAYRAAAFDINVVCAGFVFGLALANSLVATRPDAVVLVVAADVYSRILDFDDRRTAILFGDGAGAAVVGAVPAPYGLVDLELVTRGDAHELIHVKAGGSRLPASAETVADGDHFFRMNGRGVRDFVMAGVPPVLADLLKRAGFTAEDVKHFVPHQANGVMIEELVEAAGLGSARTHLVLDRYGNTGSASAAIALDVAARSGELHDEELVLIAGFGGGMSVGAALLRWYER from the coding sequence ATGCAATCGGTACCGCGCGTCGGCATCCTCGGTACGGGCTCGTACGTGCCCGACCTCGAGGTCACGAACGACAACCTGGTGGAGCGGGTGACCGACACCACCTCCGAATGGATCACCCGGAAGACCCTGATCGAGGCCCGGCGGTTCGCCGCGCCCGACGAGGCGACCTCCGACCTGGCCGTCAAGGCCGCGGTCGCGGCGCTGGACCGGGCCGGGATCAGCGCCGAACGGGTCGACTACCTGATCGTGTCGACGTCGACCGGTGACTCGCCGCAGCCGCCGACCGCGTCCCTGGTGCAGCACGCCATCGGGGCGTACCGGGCGGCGGCGTTCGACATCAACGTCGTCTGCGCCGGTTTTGTCTTCGGTCTCGCGCTCGCCAACAGCCTCGTCGCGACCCGGCCCGACGCCGTGGTGCTGGTCGTGGCGGCTGACGTCTACTCGCGGATCCTCGACTTCGACGACCGTCGCACCGCCATCCTGTTCGGCGACGGTGCCGGAGCCGCCGTGGTCGGTGCCGTGCCCGCGCCGTACGGGCTGGTCGACCTCGAACTGGTCACGCGCGGCGACGCGCACGAGCTGATCCACGTCAAGGCCGGTGGCAGCCGCCTGCCGGCCTCCGCCGAGACCGTGGCCGACGGCGACCACTTCTTCCGCATGAACGGCCGCGGTGTCCGCGACTTCGTCATGGCCGGTGTCCCGCCGGTGCTCGCCGACCTGCTCAAGCGGGCCGGTTTCACCGCGGAGGACGTCAAGCACTTCGTCCCGCACCAGGCCAACGGCGTGATGATCGAGGAGCTGGTCGAGGCCGCCGGTCTGGGCTCGGCCCGGACCCACCTGGTCCTGGACCGTTACGGCAACACCGGCAGCGCCTCCGCCGCGATCGCGCTCGACGTCGCCGCCCGCTCCGGTGAGCTGCACGACGAGGAGCTCGTCCTGATCGCCGGCTTCGGCGGCGGCATGTCGGTGGGCGCGGCCCTCCTGCGCTGGTACGAGCGTTAG